A genomic segment from Parafrankia irregularis encodes:
- a CDS encoding bacterial proteasome activator family protein, translating into MTDQPKPRVVVVGPDGALQEVRGAVGVPLTPSAEPGSHPAAEGSDGEVKNPFADMVSQPDKVMRIGTMIKQLLDEVRAAPLDDASRVRLRRIHQSSIAELSDGLAPELREELARLSLPFDENVTPSDGELRIAQAQLVGWLEGLFHGLQTALFAQQMAARAQLEEMRRRALPSGQQQQGGNEPFGGTYL; encoded by the coding sequence ATGACAGACCAACCGAAACCCCGCGTCGTCGTTGTTGGCCCGGACGGCGCCCTGCAGGAGGTCCGTGGGGCGGTCGGCGTGCCGCTCACACCGTCCGCGGAACCCGGCTCCCACCCGGCGGCCGAGGGGTCGGACGGCGAGGTCAAGAACCCGTTCGCCGACATGGTGTCCCAGCCCGACAAGGTCATGCGAATCGGCACGATGATCAAGCAACTGCTTGACGAGGTGCGGGCGGCGCCGCTGGACGACGCCAGCCGGGTCCGGCTCCGCCGGATCCACCAGAGCTCGATCGCCGAACTGTCGGACGGGCTCGCGCCAGAGCTGAGGGAGGAGCTCGCCCGACTCTCCCTCCCGTTCGACGAGAACGTGACGCCGTCCGACGGAGAGCTCCGCATCGCCCAGGCGCAGCTCGTCGGCTGGCTCGAAGGGCTTTTCCACGGGCTGCAGACAGCGCTGTTCGCCCAGCAGATGGCGGCGCGCGCCCAGCTCGAGGAGATGCGTCGGCGCGCGCTTCCCAGCGGTCAGCAGCAGCAGGGCGGCAACGAGCCCTTCGGCGGGACCTACCTGTAG
- a CDS encoding metallopeptidase TldD-related protein has translation MSGGFPVAGAAHAIRASHEIVERALELSRADGAIVIASESSTVNLRWANNTLTTNGAARDRSVTVISVVGRSFGVRTTSAVDGPGGDGDLAVLEALVRASESAARESEDAEDYSELITPAGGPPAASAGSPTSPGSPGSPVGVFTDPAERTSSAVFAAFARDLAEAFGAARAEDRRLFGFASHDLTTTWLGTSTGLRLRHSQPTGSVEWNAKSNVPGGSVWHGQSTPDFTDVDVAATDEHLRARLAWCGRSVDLPAGRYETLLPPSAVADLMVDLYWSAAGRDAAEGRTVFSRPGGGTRIGEMIGPAGLRLWSDPGAAGLATTPFVTATSSSATSSVFDNGLPLGPTDWILDGRLNALVQTRASARSAGHADAAPGTPGTPVTSLVDNLLLDGGGTASLDDMIASTRRGLLLTCLWYIREVDPEVLLLTGLTRDGVFLVEDGEVVGAVNNFRFNESPVDLLGRATEIGATARTLPREWADWFTLARMPTLRIPDFNMSSVSPAS, from the coding sequence ATGAGCGGGGGGTTCCCGGTGGCCGGGGCAGCACACGCGATCCGGGCCTCGCACGAGATCGTCGAGCGAGCGCTGGAACTGTCCCGCGCGGACGGCGCGATCGTCATCGCCAGTGAGTCCAGCACGGTCAACCTGCGCTGGGCGAACAACACCCTGACCACGAACGGTGCCGCCCGGGACCGGTCGGTGACGGTCATCAGTGTCGTCGGGCGGTCCTTCGGCGTGCGCACCACCTCCGCGGTGGACGGGCCGGGCGGCGACGGTGACCTCGCTGTCCTGGAGGCGCTGGTCCGCGCCTCGGAATCGGCCGCCCGGGAGTCGGAGGACGCCGAGGACTACAGCGAGCTGATCACCCCGGCAGGCGGCCCGCCGGCCGCGTCCGCAGGATCGCCGACGTCACCGGGGTCACCGGGGTCACCTGTCGGCGTCTTCACCGACCCGGCTGAGCGGACCAGCAGCGCGGTGTTCGCGGCCTTCGCCCGTGATCTCGCCGAGGCGTTCGGCGCCGCCCGTGCCGAGGACCGGCGGCTGTTCGGCTTCGCCTCACATGACCTCACCACCACCTGGCTCGGGACGTCGACCGGCCTGCGGCTGCGCCACAGCCAGCCGACCGGTTCGGTGGAGTGGAACGCCAAGAGCAACGTCCCCGGTGGCTCCGTGTGGCACGGCCAGTCCACTCCTGACTTCACCGACGTGGACGTCGCCGCGACCGACGAGCACCTGCGGGCCCGGCTGGCATGGTGTGGCCGCTCCGTCGACCTTCCGGCCGGCCGGTACGAGACGCTGCTGCCACCGTCCGCCGTCGCCGACCTCATGGTCGATCTCTACTGGTCGGCCGCCGGCCGGGACGCCGCCGAAGGGCGCACAGTGTTCAGCCGCCCCGGCGGGGGAACGCGCATCGGGGAGATGATCGGCCCGGCGGGTCTGCGGCTGTGGAGCGACCCCGGTGCGGCCGGCCTGGCAACCACACCGTTCGTCACGGCGACCTCGTCCTCGGCCACCTCCAGCGTCTTCGACAACGGTCTGCCGCTCGGGCCGACCGACTGGATCCTGGACGGACGCCTCAACGCGCTCGTGCAGACCCGTGCGTCGGCGCGGTCAGCCGGCCACGCCGACGCAGCGCCCGGCACGCCCGGCACTCCCGTCACCTCGCTCGTCGACAACCTGCTCCTCGACGGAGGAGGCACCGCCAGCCTGGACGACATGATCGCTTCGACGCGACGCGGCCTGCTCCTGACCTGCCTGTGGTACATCCGCGAGGTGGACCCGGAGGTGCTGCTACTCACGGGCCTCACCCGGGACGGTGTCTTCCTGGTCGAGGACGGTGAGGTTGTCGGTGCCGTCAACAACTTCCGGTTCAACGAGTCGCCGGTCGACCTGCTGGGCCGCGCCACCGAGATCGGCGCGACCGCACGGACACTGCCCCGCGAATGGGCCGACTGGTTCACCCTCGCGCGGATGCCCACGCTACGGATCCCCGACTTCAACATGAGCTCGGTAAGCCCGGCCAGCTGA
- a CDS encoding TldD/PmbA family protein has protein sequence MAPSVPGDPATPALPPHQIDEEFRALPTAALTDAALQTARDLGVSHADIRVERLKESSLSFRDAGLESRSDGVTAGFAVRVVHDGTWGFAAGVDLTVDEAVRVAREAVAMAKVARPLNSEPVELADEPVHAGATWVSAYGSDPFAIDPRDQIERVGGLCRTLFAAQDVDHVDGHFEAVMENKFYADTAGTDTSQQRVRVICQLEATRVDPAGGFETMRTIAPPVGRGWEWMVAGPAAGCWDWESELDLIPSLLAEKAKASSVEPGRYDLVVDPSNLWLTIHESVGHATELDRALGYEAAYAGTSFATLDKLGSLRYGSPAMTVTGDRTAPHGLATIGYDDEGVRTGRWDIVRDGVLVGYQLDRRMAAQNAAALGVDRSNGCAFADSPGHVPIQRMANVSLLPAPGGPSTEELISRVDRGIYVVGDRSWSIDMQRYNFQFTGQRFYEIRKGQLVGQLRDVAYQATTTDFWGSLDAVGGPQTYVLGGAFNCGKGQPGQVAAVSHGCPTALFRNVNILNTRREGGR, from the coding sequence ATGGCGCCTTCCGTTCCCGGGGATCCGGCCACTCCGGCTCTGCCACCGCATCAGATCGACGAGGAGTTCCGTGCGCTGCCCACCGCGGCTCTCACGGACGCAGCCCTCCAGACCGCCCGCGACCTCGGCGTCAGCCATGCGGACATCCGGGTCGAACGGCTCAAGGAGTCGTCGCTCTCCTTCCGTGACGCGGGCCTGGAGAGCCGCTCCGATGGCGTCACCGCGGGCTTCGCGGTGCGCGTGGTGCACGACGGGACCTGGGGCTTCGCCGCCGGCGTCGACCTGACGGTGGACGAGGCCGTCCGCGTCGCCCGAGAGGCGGTGGCGATGGCGAAGGTGGCCAGGCCGCTCAACTCGGAACCGGTGGAGCTGGCCGACGAGCCGGTCCACGCCGGCGCCACCTGGGTGTCCGCCTACGGTTCGGACCCGTTCGCCATCGACCCACGGGATCAGATCGAGCGGGTCGGCGGCCTGTGCCGAACACTGTTCGCCGCCCAGGACGTCGATCATGTGGACGGGCACTTCGAGGCCGTCATGGAGAACAAGTTCTACGCCGACACCGCTGGCACGGACACCAGCCAGCAGCGGGTCCGGGTGATCTGCCAGCTCGAGGCGACCCGGGTGGATCCGGCCGGCGGCTTCGAGACGATGCGCACGATCGCGCCGCCGGTCGGCCGCGGCTGGGAGTGGATGGTCGCCGGCCCGGCGGCGGGCTGCTGGGACTGGGAGTCCGAGCTCGACCTGATCCCGTCGTTGCTGGCGGAGAAGGCGAAGGCGTCGTCGGTCGAGCCGGGCCGCTACGACCTCGTCGTCGATCCGTCCAATCTCTGGCTGACGATCCACGAGTCCGTCGGGCACGCCACCGAACTCGACCGCGCGCTCGGCTACGAGGCCGCCTATGCGGGGACGTCCTTCGCCACCCTCGACAAGCTCGGGTCGCTGCGGTACGGCTCGCCGGCCATGACGGTGACCGGTGATCGCACGGCGCCTCACGGTCTGGCCACGATCGGGTACGACGACGAGGGCGTGCGGACCGGTCGGTGGGACATCGTCCGCGACGGTGTGCTGGTCGGCTACCAGCTCGACCGGCGGATGGCCGCCCAGAACGCGGCCGCGCTCGGCGTGGACCGCTCGAACGGCTGCGCGTTCGCCGACTCGCCAGGCCACGTCCCGATCCAGCGGATGGCGAACGTGTCGCTGCTCCCCGCGCCCGGTGGCCCGTCGACCGAGGAGCTGATCAGCCGGGTGGACCGCGGCATCTACGTGGTCGGCGACCGGAGCTGGTCCATCGACATGCAGCGCTACAACTTCCAGTTCACCGGGCAGCGCTTCTACGAGATCCGCAAGGGGCAGCTGGTGGGCCAGCTGCGCGACGTCGCCTACCAGGCCACCACCACCGACTTCTGGGGCTCGCTGGACGCTGTCGGCGGCCCGCAGACCTACGTGCTGGGCGGGGCGTTCAACTGTGGCAAGGGCCAGCCCGGCCAGGTCGCCGCGGTCAGCCATGGCTGCCCGACGGCACTGTTCCGCAACGTCAACATCCTTAACACCCGCCGTGAGGGCGGGCGATGA
- a CDS encoding helix-turn-helix domain-containing protein encodes MTDIGSGTSSAYDVDDHGARSSAVNIGRTLGSLRRARGLTGEALGAKVDMSQAKISKLERGLLRPTPADVERIARALDAPENAYRDLMDDAEKLQNAAARRGGRRRIGAVGQHDYFTEEGRARELRSYEPVAVPGLLQISEYTRRVVNGYFSLQYAEDASEQEWYADTAATVSLRAQRQERLYEPQRIFDFVMMESVLSNRFAPPAYMLAQIDRIEKVADLPNVTVRIVPRGVELRFPPAQGFTLLDDRAVMLESIEATIVRDRRTVDFYRRVHDYFVKNSETDLARMTDSYKTLYADLARPS; translated from the coding sequence ATGACGGATATCGGATCGGGCACGTCGTCTGCATACGACGTCGACGACCACGGCGCTCGTTCCTCGGCGGTCAACATCGGCCGGACCCTCGGCTCCCTGCGTCGGGCCCGCGGCCTGACCGGCGAGGCCCTCGGTGCCAAGGTCGACATGAGCCAGGCGAAGATCTCCAAGCTTGAGCGGGGCCTGTTACGTCCCACTCCGGCGGACGTCGAGCGCATCGCCAGGGCTCTCGACGCGCCGGAGAACGCGTATCGGGACCTGATGGACGATGCGGAGAAGCTCCAGAACGCGGCCGCGCGGCGCGGCGGACGGCGCCGGATCGGCGCCGTCGGGCAGCACGACTACTTCACCGAGGAAGGGCGGGCGCGGGAGCTGCGCAGCTATGAACCCGTGGCCGTCCCGGGCCTGCTGCAGATCAGTGAGTACACCCGGCGCGTTGTGAACGGATACTTCTCGCTTCAGTACGCGGAGGACGCGTCCGAACAGGAGTGGTACGCCGACACCGCGGCCACGGTGTCCCTGCGGGCCCAGCGGCAGGAGCGCCTTTATGAGCCGCAGCGGATCTTTGACTTCGTCATGATGGAATCAGTGCTCAGTAACCGGTTCGCCCCGCCGGCCTACATGCTCGCGCAGATCGACCGCATCGAAAAGGTCGCGGATCTGCCCAATGTCACGGTCCGCATCGTGCCCCGCGGGGTGGAGCTTCGGTTTCCACCGGCCCAGGGCTTCACACTTCTCGACGATCGGGCCGTCATGCTCGAGTCGATTGAGGCGACAATTGTGCGGGACCGGCGGACCGTGGACTTCTACCGGCGGGTACACGACTACTTCGTCAAGAACTCCGAAACCGATCTGGCGCGGATGACCGATTCCTACAAGACCCTGTACGCGGATCTGGCGCGTCCCAGCTGA
- a CDS encoding HAD family hydrolase, producing MVDSLLVSRPALVATDLDGTLIRTDGTVSDRTRDALRQVEGAGATVVFVTGRPTRVMADIVRQTAVSGLAICANGALVYDLDARVAVRETVLERSAAVRLAQAIREVVPGVAFAVESGLRFGREPEFLTMWPDPDEVVGSFQELLDLLPTAKLLVRRGGTVMTDVYQTVVSIAGSDAAVTMSSADLIEISGPGVSKAVALAELAAGCGIGPTDVVAFGDMPNDLPMFAWAGHSVAVANAHPEVLAAADEITASNDDDGVAQVLERLYR from the coding sequence ATGGTTGACTCATTACTTGTGTCCCGTCCCGCTCTTGTCGCCACCGACCTGGACGGAACCCTGATCCGTACCGACGGCACCGTCTCCGACCGGACCAGGGACGCGCTGCGCCAGGTCGAGGGTGCTGGCGCGACCGTCGTGTTCGTCACCGGTCGCCCCACCCGGGTGATGGCCGACATCGTCCGCCAGACCGCGGTCTCCGGCCTCGCCATCTGCGCCAACGGCGCGCTCGTCTACGATCTTGACGCTCGCGTCGCGGTACGCGAGACAGTCCTGGAGCGGTCGGCGGCGGTGCGGCTCGCGCAGGCGATCCGGGAGGTGGTGCCCGGTGTGGCCTTCGCGGTGGAGAGCGGGTTGCGGTTCGGGCGCGAACCCGAGTTCCTCACCATGTGGCCGGACCCGGACGAGGTCGTCGGCAGTTTCCAGGAGCTCCTCGACCTCCTGCCAACCGCGAAGCTCCTCGTCCGCCGGGGCGGAACAGTGATGACCGACGTGTACCAGACGGTCGTCAGCATCGCCGGATCCGACGCGGCCGTGACCATGTCGAGCGCCGATCTGATCGAGATCTCCGGGCCGGGTGTCTCGAAGGCGGTCGCTCTGGCCGAGCTTGCGGCAGGCTGCGGGATCGGGCCCACCGATGTCGTGGCCTTCGGGGACATGCCGAATGACCTGCCGATGTTCGCCTGGGCCGGGCATTCGGTGGCGGTGGCGAACGCGCATCCGGAGGTCCTCGCGGCCGCCGACGAGATCACGGCCTCCAACGACGACGACGGTGTCGCCCAGGTGCTGGAGCGCCTCTACCGCTGA
- a CDS encoding phosphoribosyl-ATP diphosphatase, with protein sequence MAAAEGVEFGGPAASVTSPPSATESSLGAGSGSRERKTFDELFAELAGKWRDRSPGSGTVAALDQGLHHLGKKLVEEAAEAWMAAEHESRERAAEELSQLLYWSQLMMISLGLSLDDVYSRL encoded by the coding sequence GTGGCCGCGGCTGAGGGCGTCGAGTTCGGCGGGCCGGCTGCATCGGTCACATCGCCGCCGTCCGCCACCGAATCCTCGCTTGGCGCAGGAAGTGGCAGCCGGGAAAGAAAAACATTTGACGAACTCTTTGCGGAGCTCGCGGGAAAATGGCGCGACCGGTCGCCGGGCTCGGGCACCGTCGCCGCGCTGGACCAAGGCCTGCACCACTTGGGTAAGAAGCTTGTGGAGGAGGCCGCCGAGGCCTGGATGGCGGCTGAGCACGAGAGCCGCGAGCGAGCGGCCGAGGAACTCTCGCAGCTGCTCTACTGGAGTCAGCTGATGATGATTTCCCTGGGCCTTTCCCTGGACGACGTATACTCGCGCCTGTGA
- the hisG gene encoding ATP phosphoribosyltransferase, which yields MLRIAVPNKGGLAAPSSQLLCDAGYRARRESAELVIADLENDIEFFFLRPRDIAVYVGTGRLDLGITGRDLLVDSNTAAQELVPLGFGQSTFHYAAPAGALSDVRELNGLRIATSFPGLVRTDLAGRGLSAQIVKLDGAVETAVRLGVADAVADVVETGRTLRAAGLELVGESVLHSEAIMIAKRGAELSAAHERLLRRVQGVLVARRYVMMDYDVPASVLEKACEITPGYESPTISPLQREGWVAVRAMVLKAEVNRTMDDLWDLGARGILVSGIQACRL from the coding sequence ATGCTGCGTATCGCGGTTCCGAACAAGGGCGGGCTCGCGGCTCCGTCCAGTCAGTTGCTGTGCGACGCGGGTTACCGTGCGCGGCGCGAGTCCGCCGAGCTCGTGATTGCAGATCTTGAGAACGACATCGAGTTCTTCTTCCTTCGCCCGCGTGACATAGCCGTGTATGTGGGTACAGGTCGGCTCGATCTGGGCATCACCGGTCGAGACCTTCTCGTCGACAGCAACACCGCCGCGCAGGAGCTCGTCCCGCTGGGGTTCGGCCAGTCGACATTTCACTACGCCGCGCCCGCCGGGGCGCTGAGCGACGTCCGGGAGCTCAACGGGCTGCGCATCGCCACCTCCTTCCCGGGCCTGGTGCGGACCGATCTCGCCGGGCGCGGTCTCTCCGCGCAGATCGTCAAGCTCGACGGCGCGGTGGAGACCGCGGTGCGGCTCGGCGTGGCGGACGCGGTGGCGGATGTCGTCGAGACCGGGCGGACGTTGCGGGCCGCGGGCCTGGAGCTTGTGGGCGAGTCGGTGCTCCACTCCGAGGCAATCATGATTGCCAAGCGGGGGGCGGAGCTGTCGGCCGCCCATGAGCGGCTGCTGCGCCGGGTCCAGGGAGTCCTCGTCGCTCGGCGTTACGTGATGATGGACTACGACGTGCCTGCCTCCGTGCTGGAGAAGGCCTGCGAGATCACGCCGGGGTACGAGTCGCCGACGATCTCGCCCCTGCAGCGCGAGGGCTGGGTCGCCGTCCGCGCGATGGTGCTGAAGGCCGAGGTCAACCGCACCATGGATGACCTGTGGGATCTTGGCGCTCGGGGGATTCTGGTCTCCGGGATCCAGGCCTGTCGCCTTTAG
- the glsA gene encoding glutaminase A, whose amino-acid sequence MGTGPMEKVLADIHGAFQSHTSGSVASYIPELATADPDLFGLAVTTMDGLHYQVGDSQVPFTIQSVSKPFVYALALRDRGTDDVLARVGVEPTGDAFNAITLEPGSGRPLNPMVNAGAILTSSLVLGSDTEERFTRILDGLSSFAGRRLTVNERVFTSERGTGDRNRAIGFLMRGAGALRGSVDEICDVYFRQCSVEVTAADLAVMAGTLAHGGVNPRTGERVLDEEHVNHVLTVMVTCGMYDRAGTWLFRVGLPAKSGVAGGVCAVLPGQLGIGVFSPPLDEVGNSVRGVRACEMLASRFALHLLAPQGEPPHPVRGTHRGDALSSKRLRGARERAALARSGSAIVIHELQGDLVFASAERVVRTVRANLDGVRWVVLDLRRVAAVREPAVELIRVMVDDLAAQGTTVLFADPRAIPGVARLMRGTANTTRLPDLETALEHAEEALLAAEDLPTPPPTAHVDLGAQELLADLADLGEQAARAVADACERRSYDVGDTIFDVGEPADALFFVTRGVVNALAPNSDRTRWFRLSAIPAGSAFGEIALVEGGRRSTRTVVAQPATCEVLSVEAFATLLRDQPDVYNALVRSIARSLSSQLRQATLEIQSLEE is encoded by the coding sequence ATGGGCACGGGGCCCATGGAGAAGGTGCTCGCGGACATCCACGGTGCCTTTCAGAGCCACACGTCGGGTTCGGTGGCCAGCTACATCCCGGAGCTCGCCACGGCGGACCCGGACCTCTTCGGCCTCGCGGTCACCACGATGGATGGGCTTCACTACCAGGTCGGGGACAGTCAGGTTCCGTTCACGATCCAGTCGGTCTCCAAGCCGTTCGTGTACGCGCTTGCACTGCGTGACCGGGGCACCGACGACGTTCTGGCGCGGGTCGGTGTGGAGCCCACCGGCGATGCCTTCAACGCGATCACGCTTGAGCCGGGGAGTGGCCGGCCGCTGAATCCGATGGTCAACGCCGGAGCGATCCTCACGTCGAGCCTGGTTCTCGGCAGTGACACCGAGGAGCGTTTCACCCGCATTCTGGATGGTCTGTCATCCTTTGCGGGGCGGCGGCTGACGGTGAACGAACGGGTTTTCACCTCGGAGCGCGGCACCGGTGATCGCAACCGCGCGATCGGCTTCCTGATGCGTGGCGCCGGCGCGCTGCGCGGCTCCGTGGACGAGATCTGCGACGTCTACTTCCGGCAGTGCTCGGTCGAGGTGACGGCGGCTGACCTGGCGGTGATGGCGGGCACGCTGGCCCACGGCGGGGTCAACCCACGCACCGGCGAGCGGGTGCTCGACGAGGAGCACGTCAACCACGTGCTGACCGTCATGGTGACCTGCGGCATGTACGACCGGGCCGGAACCTGGTTGTTCCGGGTGGGCCTGCCGGCAAAGAGCGGCGTGGCGGGTGGGGTCTGCGCGGTGCTGCCCGGGCAGCTCGGCATCGGTGTCTTCAGCCCGCCGCTCGACGAGGTGGGAAACAGCGTCCGGGGGGTCCGGGCGTGCGAGATGCTGGCGTCCCGCTTCGCCCTGCATCTGCTGGCGCCGCAGGGCGAGCCGCCGCATCCGGTGCGCGGGACACACCGTGGCGACGCGCTGAGCTCGAAGCGGCTGCGCGGTGCGCGGGAACGTGCCGCGCTCGCCCGATCCGGTTCCGCCATCGTCATTCACGAACTGCAGGGCGACCTGGTGTTCGCCAGCGCGGAGCGGGTCGTCCGAACTGTCCGGGCGAACCTGGACGGTGTCCGCTGGGTGGTGCTTGACCTGCGGCGGGTCGCCGCGGTCCGGGAGCCCGCGGTCGAGCTGATCCGGGTCATGGTCGATGACCTCGCAGCACAGGGAACGACGGTGCTTTTCGCAGATCCACGGGCGATACCGGGCGTCGCCCGGCTGATGCGCGGTACGGCCAACACGACGCGGCTGCCCGACCTGGAAACCGCTCTTGAACACGCGGAGGAGGCCCTGCTCGCGGCCGAGGACCTGCCCACCCCTCCGCCGACCGCGCATGTCGACCTCGGAGCACAGGAACTGCTCGCTGATCTCGCCGACCTCGGTGAGCAGGCCGCCCGCGCCGTCGCCGACGCGTGTGAGCGTCGTTCCTACGATGTCGGCGACACGATCTTCGATGTCGGTGAGCCGGCGGACGCGCTCTTCTTCGTGACGCGTGGGGTGGTGAACGCGCTGGCCCCGAACTCCGACAGGACCAGGTGGTTCCGTCTCAGCGCGATTCCGGCCGGGAGTGCCTTCGGTGAGATCGCGCTCGTCGAAGGCGGCCGGCGGTCCACCCGCACGGTGGTGGCCCAGCCCGCGACCTGCGAGGTGCTGTCCGTCGAGGCCTTCGCGACGCTGCTGCGAGACCAGCCGGACGTGTACAACGCGCTGGTCCGTTCGATCGCGCGGAGCCTGTCGTCCCAGCTTCGCCAGGCCACGTTGGAGATCCAGTCGCTGGAGGAGTAA
- the folE gene encoding GTP cyclohydrolase I FolE, which produces MTADSEQARTVSQQASDPASGLVGVDQRTALSEGTDANNGGGNGSSASSASTERKRPKRPDMVRPFDHDRVARAVRELLIGIGEDPDREGLRKTPDRVARAYQEAVEGLGRDPAEVLTTVFDEGHDEMVLVRDIDFSSLCEHHLVVFAGKAHVAYIPNEKGQITGLSKLARLVDLYARRPQVQERLTSQVADALVDVLDPRGVMVVVEAEHLCMSMRGVRKPGATTVTSAVRGQFLSPATRSEGMSLIMRGR; this is translated from the coding sequence TTGACCGCCGATTCCGAGCAGGCGAGGACCGTTTCGCAGCAGGCGAGTGACCCGGCTTCGGGCCTCGTCGGCGTCGATCAGCGTACGGCCCTCTCCGAAGGAACCGACGCCAACAACGGCGGTGGCAACGGGTCATCGGCGAGTTCTGCGAGCACGGAACGCAAGCGGCCCAAGCGGCCCGACATGGTCCGGCCGTTCGACCACGACCGGGTCGCGCGGGCCGTCCGCGAGCTGTTGATCGGCATCGGTGAGGACCCGGACCGCGAAGGCCTGCGCAAGACACCCGACCGGGTCGCCCGCGCGTACCAGGAGGCGGTCGAAGGGCTCGGCCGGGACCCCGCGGAGGTCCTCACCACGGTGTTCGACGAAGGTCACGACGAGATGGTCCTCGTCCGCGACATCGACTTCTCGTCGCTGTGCGAGCACCATCTGGTGGTTTTCGCGGGCAAGGCGCACGTCGCCTACATTCCGAACGAGAAGGGCCAGATCACCGGCCTGTCGAAGCTCGCCCGCCTGGTGGACCTCTATGCCCGGCGGCCGCAGGTGCAGGAGCGCCTCACCTCACAGGTCGCCGACGCCCTCGTCGACGTCCTGGACCCACGTGGTGTCATGGTCGTCGTCGAGGCCGAGCACCTGTGCATGTCCATGCGGGGCGTTCGCAAGCCGGGAGCGACCACCGTGACGTCGGCGGTGCGCGGCCAGTTCCTGAGCCCGGCCACCCGCAGCGAGGGCATGTCGCTGATCATGCGGGGCCGCTGA